GTTCGCGCCCCCAGTCCTGGTCGATGAAGGCGCCGGAGGAACCGATGCCGGCATTGTTCACCAGGAGGTCGAATTCCCGCTCGCCTTGTTCGAGCTCCATCAACAGGCCGGAGACCTGCAGCGGCTCGGCCAGATCGCAGCAACGGAACAGCACTTCCACGCCAAAGCGCTGGGTGAGTTCGCAGGCGATGCTTTCCAGGGCGTCCCGCTGCCTGGCCACCAGCAGGAGGTGGCGGCCCCGTCGCGCCAGGGCCTCGGCCAGTGCCAGGCCGATTCCGCTGGAGGCGCCGGTGATCAGGGCATAGCGGGGCATCTGCAGGTTCTCCAAGCTGGGGCCGGGTTGGACAGCGCCGGCCCCGGGAGGTTGCTTACTGTGCGGACTGGTCCTGGATGGCGGGCATTTCGGCAGGCGCCTCGAAGCTGGCGGGACTCTCCAACTGGGCACGCATGACGTAGTCCTGGTAGGCCGGAATCGCAATGGCGGCGATGATACCCATTATCGGCACGAGGAACAGGCAGGCCAGGACCTTTACCGCGCGGCTGTTGGGCGGCGGGGGTGGGCCGTAGCGATTGGCGCCGGCTGTACCGGGCATGAACAGCATCAGCAGGGAGAACACCCAGCCGATGACGGGGACGAAATTGAGCAGCCAGAGCCAGCCTGACCAGCCCATATCGTGGACCCGCTGGACGCCCATGCAGACGCTGACGGCGATCACGGCGAGGCTGACCAGGACGGTGACGATGGCGGCGACGGTTTCCGATAGCACCGAACTGCTGAAGATGAGGATGCCGATGGGCAGGAACGCCAGCATCATCACGGTGCTCCAGGCCAGGTAGCGGAGCCGGCCGATACGGCCCTGCAGACTGAACACCTTGAGCTCGCCGAACTCGGGCAACGACTCCCCCACCTGGGCCTGGGGCGGCGCATAGGGAGACGCGGGCTCGCCGACAGTGCCGATGGTGGTCGACGCCTGTACGGCTTCGTCGGCCAGTTGGGCCTGGCGGGCCAGGTACTTCTCGATGATGACGCCGCAGGCCTGGCACTCGGCCGACTTGGGTTGCGTGTGGCCGCACTTGGGGCAGTCCATGGTCTGGTAATCGTCCTGCGCGCTCGCGGGCGCTGCGGGATCAGGATGGTCGTCAGTGGCCAACAGGCTGAGACCGCTGGAGCTGTCCTGCTCCTTTCGCACCTTGGCGCCGGCCTTCAGCAGGGCGGCGAGGTACTTGTCGGCCTCCGCTTCCAGCAGGTCGCGCTTCAGGGCGACGCTGCGGCCGCCGAACAGGCTCTCGATGCGGCTGGCGTCGCTCTTGAAAAGGCGCGCCAGGTTGTCCTTGACGGTCTCCAGGGCCACACCGGGCATGGGTTCGCCGTCGAAGATGATCTTGTAGCGGGCTTCGGTCATGCGGGCATCCTTGTCTGCGACGGAACAGGTGATGGCACAGCGTAATTGCGCCGTGGCCGGCGGCACAAGCGGGCTGGCGCACAAAACGCGAAGCGCTCGGCCAGGTGTGAGAGGGCTACTCGCGCCCAGGATTCCGAGGCCAAGCGGGGACCGCCGCCTCAGCGTGGCCAGCGTTGCCCCAGTTGCCCCGCGTTTTCCCGTGCGACGCGGTACTCGCGATCGAGCCGCGCCACCAGTTCCCGCACGGTCGGCAGGTCATCGATGCCGCCCACTCCCTGTCCAGCGGACCAGACGGTTTTCCAGGCCTTGGCCTCGTCGCTGATAGGCTTCAGTTTCTCGCCGTAGTTGATGTCGGCCTTGTCGGTGAGACGCTTGAGGTCGTAGCCCGCCGCCTCGAGGCTCTGGCGCATGAAACTGGCCGGTACGCCCGAAACGGCCGGCGTGTGGACGATGTCGGCGGCCCTTGCGTCGAGGATCATCTGCTTGTAGGCATCATCGGCGGCGCTTTCTCGGGTGGCGATGAAGCGGGTGCCCAGGTAGGCCAGGTCGACCCCGAGCATCTGGGCGGCGAAGACCTCGTGCCCGTGGTTGAGGCAGCCCGCCAGCAACAGGGTCCTGTCGAAGAACTGGCGGATCTCCGCAACCAGCGCAAAGGGGCTCCAGGTCCCGGCGTGGCCACCCGCGCCCGCGGCGACGGCGATCAGTCCGTCGACGCCCGCCTCGGCCGCCTTCTCGGCATGGCGCCGGGTGGTGACGTCATGGAACACCAGGCCGCCATAGCTGTGCACCGCATCCACCACTTCCTTCACGGCCCCCAGGCTGGTGATGACGATGGGGACGCGCTTCTCGACGCAGATGGCGAGGTCCGCCTGCAGGCGGGGGTTGCTCGGGTGGACGATGAGGTTCACCGCGAACGGTGCGGCCTCGGCGGTCAGGCCGGCTTCTATCTCGTCCAGCCAGTCACGGAAGCCACTGCTTTCTCGCTGGTTCAAGGCGGGGAAACTGCCGACGATGCCACTGTTGCTGCAGGCCAGCACCAGTTGTGGAGTGGACACCAGGAACATCGGCGCCGCCACCAGGGGCAGGCGGAGGCGCTGGTCGAGCAGGGCGGGCAGGGACATCGGACATTCCTCTTGTCGGGTCAGAAGGGTTTGACCACCACCAGAACGACGATGGCGATCAGGAACAGCACCGGGACTTCATTGAACCAGCGAAAGAACACATGGCCCCGCCGGTTTTCGTCGCGGGCGAAGCGCTTGAGCAGGCTGCCGCAGGCGTGGTGGTAACCGATCAGCAGCACAACCAGCGTGAGTTTGGCGTGGAGCCAGCCCTGGCTGAACCAGGCGGGATTGAGGTAGAGCATCCAGAGGCCGAAGACCAGGGTGGCAATCATGGAAGGGCCCATGATGCCGCGGTAGAGCTTGCGCTCCATGATCTTGAAGCGCTCGCGACTGGGCGAGTCCTCGGCCATGGCGTGATAGACGAAGAGGCGGGGCAGGTAGAACAGGCCGGCGAACCAGCAGACGATGGCGACGATGTGCAGGGCCTTGAGCCAGAGGTAGAGCATGAGGCGGATTCCATTGGACAGATTCGCCGGATAGTAGAGTCTTGAGCGGCCACACGTCACCTCGGCGGTTGGCCGCTGGCCGATGCCGCCTTATCATCGGCAGCTTTCCAATCGGTTCATTGAGGGGCAAGTGATGGTCAAGGTCGGAATAGTCGGCGGTACGGGCTACACCGGTGTCGAGCTGCTGCGTCTGCTGGCTCAGCATCCGCAGGCTGAAGTGGCGGTTATCACCTCGCGATCCGAGGCCGGCGTGAAAGTGGCCGACATGTATCCGAACCTCCGTGGCCATTACGACAACCTGTCCTTCAGTGTTCCCGATGTGGCCACCCTGGGTGGTTGCGATGTGGTGTTCTTCGCCACTCCCCACGGCGTCGCTCATGCCCTGGCAGGCGAGCTGCTCGATGCGGGTACGCGGGTGATCGACCTGTCGGCGGACTTCCGCCTGCAGGATGCCGAGGAATGGGCCAAATGGTACGGCCAGCCCCACGGCGCCCCTGCGCTGCTGCCGGAAGCCGTCTACGGCCTGCCGGAAGTGAATCGCGAGTCCATCAAGGGCGCGCGGCTGATCGCAGTGCCGGGCTGCTACCCCACGGCGGCGCAACTGGGCTTTATCCCGCTGCTGGAGGCCGGTCTGGCCGATACGTCCCGACTGATCGCCGACTGCAAGTCCGGCGTCAGCGGCGCTGGTCGTGGTGCCAAGGTAGGGTCGCTGTTCTGCGAGGCGGGCGAGAGCATGATGGCCTACTCGGTGAAGGGGCATCGCCATTTGCCGGAGATCAGCCAGGGGCTGCGCCGTGCAGCGGGCGGCGACGTCGGGTTGACCTTCGTGCCGCACCTGACGCCGATGATCCGTGGCATCCACGCCACGCTGTACGCGAACGTGGCGGACAAGGGCGTCGACCTCCAGGCCCTGTTCGAGAAGCGTTATGCCAATGAGCCCTTCGTGGATGTGATGCCGGCGGGCAGCCATCCGGAAACCCGCAGCGTGCGGGGCGCCAACGTCTGCCGTATCGCGGTCCATCGTCCGCAAGGCGGTGATCTGGTGGTGGTGCTGTCGGTGATCGACAACCTGGTTAAGGGTGCGTCCGGCCAGGCTGTGCAGAACCTGAACATCATGTTCGGTCTTGAGGAGCGCCTG
This genomic window from Pseudomonas furukawaii contains:
- a CDS encoding DUF805 domain-containing protein is translated as MTEARYKIIFDGEPMPGVALETVKDNLARLFKSDASRIESLFGGRSVALKRDLLEAEADKYLAALLKAGAKVRKEQDSSSGLSLLATDDHPDPAAPASAQDDYQTMDCPKCGHTQPKSAECQACGVIIEKYLARQAQLADEAVQASTTIGTVGEPASPYAPPQAQVGESLPEFGELKVFSLQGRIGRLRYLAWSTVMMLAFLPIGILIFSSSVLSETVAAIVTVLVSLAVIAVSVCMGVQRVHDMGWSGWLWLLNFVPVIGWVFSLLMLFMPGTAGANRYGPPPPPNSRAVKVLACLFLVPIMGIIAAIAIPAYQDYVMRAQLESPASFEAPAEMPAIQDQSAQ
- a CDS encoding NAD(P)H-dependent flavin oxidoreductase, which produces MSLPALLDQRLRLPLVAAPMFLVSTPQLVLACSNSGIVGSFPALNQRESSGFRDWLDEIEAGLTAEAAPFAVNLIVHPSNPRLQADLAICVEKRVPIVITSLGAVKEVVDAVHSYGGLVFHDVTTRRHAEKAAEAGVDGLIAVAAGAGGHAGTWSPFALVAEIRQFFDRTLLLAGCLNHGHEVFAAQMLGVDLAYLGTRFIATRESAADDAYKQMILDARAADIVHTPAVSGVPASFMRQSLEAAGYDLKRLTDKADINYGEKLKPISDEAKAWKTVWSAGQGVGGIDDLPTVRELVARLDREYRVARENAGQLGQRWPR
- the hemJ gene encoding protoporphyrinogen oxidase HemJ encodes the protein MLYLWLKALHIVAIVCWFAGLFYLPRLFVYHAMAEDSPSRERFKIMERKLYRGIMGPSMIATLVFGLWMLYLNPAWFSQGWLHAKLTLVVLLIGYHHACGSLLKRFARDENRRGHVFFRWFNEVPVLFLIAIVVLVVVKPF
- the argC gene encoding N-acetyl-gamma-glutamyl-phosphate reductase; the protein is MVKVGIVGGTGYTGVELLRLLAQHPQAEVAVITSRSEAGVKVADMYPNLRGHYDNLSFSVPDVATLGGCDVVFFATPHGVAHALAGELLDAGTRVIDLSADFRLQDAEEWAKWYGQPHGAPALLPEAVYGLPEVNRESIKGARLIAVPGCYPTAAQLGFIPLLEAGLADTSRLIADCKSGVSGAGRGAKVGSLFCEAGESMMAYSVKGHRHLPEISQGLRRAAGGDVGLTFVPHLTPMIRGIHATLYANVADKGVDLQALFEKRYANEPFVDVMPAGSHPETRSVRGANVCRIAVHRPQGGDLVVVLSVIDNLVKGASGQAVQNLNIMFGLEERLGLSHAALLP